Sequence from the Microbacterium faecale genome:
CTCCGCGCCCAGAACGGTGAAGCGCCCCGATACCCTTGCCGTCGGTACGATCGTCTGGCTCGGTTCCGAAGTCATGTTCTTCGCCGGTCTCTTCGCCATCTACTTCACGCTTCGCAGCACCTCCCCAGGTCTCTGGGAGGAGCAGACGCAGCTGTTGAACGTGCCATTCGCGTTCATCAACACGGCGATCCTCGTGGCCTCATCCTTCACCTGTCAGTTCGGCGTCTGGGCCGCAGAGCGCCTCCAGCCGCACAACGTCAAGGGCCAGGGGTGGAAGTCGTGGGGCATGATCACGTGGCTCTGGATCACGTTCGCCCTCGGCGCCATCTTCGTCTCCGGTCAGGTGTGGGAGTACGCGCAGCTCGTCGCCGAGGGAATCACGCTGTCGAGCGACCCGTACGGCGCGGCGTTCTACATCACCACCGGGTTCCACGCCCTCCACGTCACGGGCGGTCTGATCGCGTTCCTCCTCGCACTGGGTCGTGCATTCGCCGTCAAGCGCTTCACGCATAAGGAAGCGACGACCGCGGTCGTGGTGTCGTACTACTGGCACTTCGTCGACGTGGTCTGGATCGCCCTGTTCATCGTCATTTACTTCCTGCAGTAAGAGCGGAGCAACATCACCGTCATGGCACTCTCGAAGTTCAAGCGCCGCTCACGCGGCCGCCGCAGCCCCCTGGCCGCCGCCGTCCTCATCGGCGTCGGCCTCCTCATGACCGGCGGGATCTACGCCGGTGCGTCGGCCGCTGTCGCGGCAACCGACGACACCCCCGCGGCACAGGCCAGCGTCGAAGAGGGTGAAAAGCTCTTCCAGGCGAACTGCGCCACGTGCCACGGCATGGACCTGCAGGGTCGCGAGGGCGTGGGTCCCTCGCTCCACGGCGTCGGCGCACTTGCCGTCGAGTTCCAGGTGTCGACGGGCCGCATGCCGATGCAGATGCACGGACCGCAGGCGGACCAGAAGCCGGTGCAGTTCACGGAGACGCAGACCCGTTCGATGGCGGAGTACGTCCAGTCGATCGCTCCGGGCCCTGACTACCCCGACGAGGAGATCCTCAGCGGCGAAGGCGATGTCGCACACGGCGGAGAGCTGTTCCGTATCAACTGCGCCATGTGTCACAACGTCGCGGCCGCCGGTGGTGCTCTCACGGAGGGCAAGTTCGCGCCGGACATCATGGACACCTCGGCGCTCAACATCTACGCGGCGATGGTGACGGGCCCGCAGAACATGCCCGTGTTCAGCAACATGAACCTGTCCGAGCAAGACAAGCAGGACATCATCGCGAACCTGATCTACCAGCAGGAGATGACCCCGGTGGGTGGATTCACGCTGGGCTCGCTCGGTCCTGTCTCTGAGGGCCTCTTCATCTGGATCTTTGGCATCGGCGGTCTCATCGGCATCGCCGTCTGGATCACGGCGAAGTCGAACTGAGCATGTCTGACGAAGTGGACGTGACAAGGAGCACGATGTCAAACGACGATTCGAAGGGTGTCGAGAAGGTCCAGGGACCTTCTTCGGGCCTCGCCGTCTCGATCGACGATCCCATCGAGAACCCCGGGCTTCCGCCGCACCGCGAGCGGCTGACGGACAAGGATCCGAAGGTTGCCAAGCGCGCCGAGCGCACGGTTTACACACTGTTCTACATCTCGGTGGCCGCCAGCATCTGGGCCGTAGCGGCGTACATGCTGTTCCCGATCGAGGACATGGAATACACCTCGATCCGAGCGAACAACCTGTACATCGGTCTCGGGATCGCGTTCGCGCTCCTCGCTATCGGTATCGGCGCGATCCATTGGTCCAAGGCGATCATGAGCGACAAAGAGTACGTCGAGGAGCGCCACCCGACACGTGGCTCCGATGAGACGCGCGCCGCTGTCGTCGAGGCTTTCAAGACCGCCGACGAGGAGTCGGGCTTCGGTCGTCGCAAGATGATCCGCAATTCGCTGTTCGCGGCGCTCATCGCCTCGATCCTCCCCGGCGTCACGCTCTTCCGCGGTCTCGCGCCGCACGATGCGGAGAACAGTCCCGTCGACCTGCTCAAGCAGACGATGTGGACGGCCGGCGAGCACCTCGCGCGAGACCCTGCCGGCACGCGCATCAAGGCGAGCGATGTCACGCTCGGCAGTGCTTTCCACGTGATCCCCGAGTCGCTCGCCGGGCTGTCGCACAGCAACGGCTACCTCGAGGAGAAGGCGAAGGCCATGGTGCTCATGGTGCGCATGCGCCCCGAGCAGCTGACCGAGCGTGAAGAGCGCAAGGACTGGTCGTACGACGGCATCGTCGCGTACTCGAAGGTGTGCACGCACGTCGGCTGCCCCGTCGCGCTGTACGAGCAGCACACGCACCACCTGCTGTGCCCGTGCCACCAGTCGCAGTTCGACGTGTCTGACGAGGCGAAGGTCGTCTTCGGCCCCGCGTCACGCCCCCTGCCGCAGCTTCCGATCACCGTTGACGATGAGGGATACCTCGTCGCCCGCAGCGACTTCAGGGAGCCTGTCGGACCGAGCTTCTGGGAGATGCATTGAGCACCGCCACCGAAACCGAAGAGAAGAAGGCCCCTCTCGGCGGCCGGTTCGTCGGCGCGACCGCGAACTACCTCGATGAGCGCACGAGCATGTCGGGCTTCATCAAGGCCCTCGGACGCAAGGTCTTCCCCGACCACTGGTCGTTCATGCTCGGCGAGATCGCGCTGTGGTCTTTCGTCGTCGTCCTGATCTCGGGAACGTTCCTGACGTTCTTCTTCCAGGCGTCAATGGTCGAGACGTACTACACGGGCGCCCACGAACCGATGCGCGGCATTCCGATGTCGGCCGCGATGGAGTCGACGCTGAACATCAGCTTCGACATCCGCGGCGGCCTCCTGGTGCGCCAGCTGCACCACTGGTCGGCCCTGACGTTCGTCGCCGGCATCGGCGTGCACATGCTCCGCGTGTTCTTCACGGGCGCGTTCCGCAAGCCGCGCGAGCTGAACTGGGTTGTCGGCTTCGTGCTCTTCGTCCTGGCGATGGCCGAGGGCTTCACCGGCTACTCGCTCCCGGACGATGTCCTGTCGGGCAACGGCCTCCGCATCATCGACGGCATGGTCAAGGCGATCCCGCTCATCGGTCCGTGGACCTCCTACCTGCTCTTCGGTGGCGAGTTCCCGGGCACCGACATCGTCGGACGCCTCTACACCCTGCACATCCTGATCCTGCCGCTCATCGTGATCGCGCTCATCGCCGTACACCTCGTGCTGATGATCGTGAACAAGCACACGCAGTTCGCCGGCCCGGGCCGCACGAACAACAACGTCGTGGGCTTCCCGATGATGCCCGTGTACATGTCGAAGATGGGTGGCTTCTTCTTCATCGTGTTCGGTGCGCTCGTGCTCATCGCTGCGACGGTGCAGATCAACCCGATCTGGGGCTACGGGCCATATGACCCCTCCCCTGTGTCGGCCGGAACGCAGCCAGACTGGTACATCGGATTCGCCGACGGCGCGTTGCGCCTCGCGCCGCCGCATCTCGACATCGAGATCTTCGGCATGGTCTATCCGATGGGTGTGCTGATCCCGCTCGTCGTGCTGGTGCTGTTCATCCTGATCGTCGCGATCTACCCCTTCATCGAGGCGTGGGTCACGGGCGACAAGCGTGAGCACCACATCGCGCAGCGTCCGCGCAACGCGGCGACGCGCACGTCGATCGGCGCCGCTGGCGTCTGGTTCTACGCTGTCCTGTGGGCGGCGGCCTCGTCCGACCTCATCGCGACGCACTTCCGCCTCACGATGGAGGGCGTGATCCACGCGCTCCAGGCGCTGCTCACGATCGGTACCGTCTTCGTCTACTTCGTCACCAAGCGCATCTGCATCGCGCTTCAGAAGAAGGACCGCGAGATCGCGCTGCACGGCTACGAGTCCGGCCGAATCGTGCGCCTGCCCGGCGGTGAGTACCAGGAAGTGCACAAGCCCGTCGACGAGTACGAGCGCTGGAAGCTCGTGGCTGAAGAGACGTACGAGCCGCTCATCCCCCGCCCGAACGACCAGGGACGGATCAAGGGACGCTTCCGTGCCGCGATGTCGCGCTGGTTCTTCGAGGACCGTCTGCAGCCGCTCACGAACACGGAGTACCAGGCCGCGCTCGAGCACCAGAAGCACGCCCTGCACGAATACGGCGAGCCTGGCGGCCACGACGAGATCGAGTCAGGAGACGCGAAGCACTAAGCCTCGCACCCACTCCCCCTCTGAGGCCCCGATCCATCCCGGATCGGGGCCTCAGCCGTCGGCGCCCCGGGCCCGCCCGTAACGCTTCGCAAGTGCGCTCCCGCCTGGCGCATGGGCATGGCCCCGCGAGTGCGTTCGCGCCCTGGTCAATAGCCCGCGAGTGCGTTCCGGCCCTGGCGAGGGCCGCGAGTGCGTTCCGGCCCGCTGACGCACCGGAAAGGGCGTCGACGCACTCGTAGAGACATGTTCACCGTGCGATCGGGCCCCGCGGGCCTACCGGCTAACGACACGCGCGG
This genomic interval carries:
- the qcrA gene encoding cytochrome bc1 complex Rieske iron-sulfur subunit — translated: MSNDDSKGVEKVQGPSSGLAVSIDDPIENPGLPPHRERLTDKDPKVAKRAERTVYTLFYISVAASIWAVAAYMLFPIEDMEYTSIRANNLYIGLGIAFALLAIGIGAIHWSKAIMSDKEYVEERHPTRGSDETRAAVVEAFKTADEESGFGRRKMIRNSLFAALIASILPGVTLFRGLAPHDAENSPVDLLKQTMWTAGEHLARDPAGTRIKASDVTLGSAFHVIPESLAGLSHSNGYLEEKAKAMVLMVRMRPEQLTEREERKDWSYDGIVAYSKVCTHVGCPVALYEQHTHHLLCPCHQSQFDVSDEAKVVFGPASRPLPQLPITVDDEGYLVARSDFREPVGPSFWEMH
- the ctaE gene encoding aa3-type cytochrome oxidase subunit III, which codes for MHASAPRTVKRPDTLAVGTIVWLGSEVMFFAGLFAIYFTLRSTSPGLWEEQTQLLNVPFAFINTAILVASSFTCQFGVWAAERLQPHNVKGQGWKSWGMITWLWITFALGAIFVSGQVWEYAQLVAEGITLSSDPYGAAFYITTGFHALHVTGGLIAFLLALGRAFAVKRFTHKEATTAVVVSYYWHFVDVVWIALFIVIYFLQ
- the qcrC gene encoding cytochrome bc1 complex diheme cytochrome c subunit, whose translation is MALSKFKRRSRGRRSPLAAAVLIGVGLLMTGGIYAGASAAVAATDDTPAAQASVEEGEKLFQANCATCHGMDLQGREGVGPSLHGVGALAVEFQVSTGRMPMQMHGPQADQKPVQFTETQTRSMAEYVQSIAPGPDYPDEEILSGEGDVAHGGELFRINCAMCHNVAAAGGALTEGKFAPDIMDTSALNIYAAMVTGPQNMPVFSNMNLSEQDKQDIIANLIYQQEMTPVGGFTLGSLGPVSEGLFIWIFGIGGLIGIAVWITAKSN
- the qcrB gene encoding cytochrome bc1 complex cytochrome b subunit produces the protein MSTATETEEKKAPLGGRFVGATANYLDERTSMSGFIKALGRKVFPDHWSFMLGEIALWSFVVVLISGTFLTFFFQASMVETYYTGAHEPMRGIPMSAAMESTLNISFDIRGGLLVRQLHHWSALTFVAGIGVHMLRVFFTGAFRKPRELNWVVGFVLFVLAMAEGFTGYSLPDDVLSGNGLRIIDGMVKAIPLIGPWTSYLLFGGEFPGTDIVGRLYTLHILILPLIVIALIAVHLVLMIVNKHTQFAGPGRTNNNVVGFPMMPVYMSKMGGFFFIVFGALVLIAATVQINPIWGYGPYDPSPVSAGTQPDWYIGFADGALRLAPPHLDIEIFGMVYPMGVLIPLVVLVLFILIVAIYPFIEAWVTGDKREHHIAQRPRNAATRTSIGAAGVWFYAVLWAAASSDLIATHFRLTMEGVIHALQALLTIGTVFVYFVTKRICIALQKKDREIALHGYESGRIVRLPGGEYQEVHKPVDEYERWKLVAEETYEPLIPRPNDQGRIKGRFRAAMSRWFFEDRLQPLTNTEYQAALEHQKHALHEYGEPGGHDEIESGDAKH